The genomic region CGCCGACAATGCCGATCGTCGGACCGATCGGACCGGGCAGCCGGACACTGGCTTCCCGCAGGATTTCCACGGCGATTTCCATCAGCAGTGCTTCCACCAGCGCCGGGAAAGGCACGGTGGCACGGCCGGCCATCATCGCGATGGCCAGTTTGGACGGGATCATTTCCGGGTGAAACGAGGTAAAGGCGATGTACAGGGAAGGCAAGAGCAACGCCATCGCCATGCTGATCAGGCGGATAAAGCGGATGAAGGTGCCGATCCCAAACCGCTCATAATAATCTTCCGGGCTGTGGTAAAACTGCGAGAAGACAGCCGGTGCGATCAGCACAAAAGGTGTGCCGTCGGTGACGATGACCACTTTTCCCTCCAGGAGGTTGGCCACCGCCTTGTCCGGACGCTCGGTATTCTGGATTTGGGGAAAGGGGGACCAGTGATTGTCCTCGATCAGCTGTTCCAGGTAGCCGCTTTCCAGGGCGCCATCGATGTCGATGGATTGAATCCGGTTGACCACCGCTTCGAGAACTTTTGGGTCGACGATACCGTCTATATAAATGATGGCGATATCGGTGTTGGTTCGCTTGCCGACCGTCATATTTTTGACGCGCAAATCGGGATCTTTGAGCCGCAGTCGGATCAGGGCCGTGTTCACGCGCATGGTCTCGGTAAACCCGTCGCGCGGGCCACGAACGACCGATTCAGTGTTCGGTTCCTGCACCGCGCGGCGCTCCCACCCCTTGGTGTTCATGAACAGCGCCATCTCTTCTCCGTCCACCAGAAGAATGGTATCGCCGGAAAGGAGGCTGCGGGTGATCTGCTGGAAGTCGTTGGCCTGTCCTACCTCGTTGATGGTGAGTCCGCTTCTTATCAGCTGATCGATCAGCGGGGGAGGAGTGGATTCATCCGATTTTTCGTCGGTGGGCTGGCGCGTATGGAACATCAGGCTCTTGAGGATGTAGCCGTCAATGAGCATGGCGTTGACCAGTCCGTCGATAAACACAATGGCTGCCTTTTTTTCCGGGTTTCCCGCCAGAATGATGTTTCTGATCACCAGATCATCGCTGTCGCCCAGGATCTGGCGGATCGTGTCGATGTTGTCAGCCAGTTTTCCGGACAATTTCATCTCTTTGAGGGCTTCCGTTTTCTT from Bacillus thermozeamaize harbors:
- a CDS encoding spore gernimation protein; its protein translation is MVRKVRHPVKISDLKKKKKEEQAKQAEKKTEALKEMKLSGKLADNIDTIRQILGDSDDLVIRNIILAGNPEKKAAIVFIDGLVNAMLIDGYILKSLMFHTRQPTDEKSDESTPPPLIDQLIRSGLTINEVGQANDFQQITRSLLSGDTILLVDGEEMALFMNTKGWERRAVQEPNTESVVRGPRDGFTETMRVNTALIRLRLKDPDLRVKNMTVGKRTNTDIAIIYIDGIVDPKVLEAVVNRIQSIDIDGALESGYLEQLIEDNHWSPFPQIQNTERPDKAVANLLEGKVVIVTDGTPFVLIAPAVFSQFYHSPEDYYERFGIGTFIRFIRLISMAMALLLPSLYIAFTSFHPEMIPSKLAIAMMAGRATVPFPALVEALLMEIAVEILREASVRLPGPIGPTIGIVGALIIGESAVSAGIISPILVIIVGLTTVGSFASPSYSAAIALRMLRFPMMLAAGTFGLLGIMLFLIVIIIHISSLKSFGVPYMAPISPSRTSDLKDALIRAPLFWMRSRPKIMRPRDDKRVG